The following proteins are encoded in a genomic region of Rhizobium sp. CCGE531:
- a CDS encoding DUF2336 domain-containing protein — MGVGVRDRFRDLEEPATVRKKDVVLMATITSFESMGHPSKSELRQFAELFTPVFQASSEEAKRQAVAALSQCQTVPQAVALFIGCQPISIAAPFLTGSPAIDDDTLITIARTQGAVHARAIVRRPSLSPKVIDALVGLHQAEPERGMTMPEQQAEAVSAQAEMTETERLSREEVLRQQIKQAARHMGRDDKDRLGLRSLSETQEALLVRFARERDARQFATTLADALSSSHWLTERILLDTSGQQLAVTLVSLGMGIADAVYSLERFYPHLAERHGSVSRAWLVLDGIDAEESQARVEAWRRADSYTYLPQEKPAQRPAAPLFGAKSGSIRELRVANRR; from the coding sequence ATGGGTGTTGGCGTGCGTGACCGGTTTCGAGACCTTGAAGAGCCTGCGACAGTCCGCAAGAAGGACGTGGTTCTGATGGCAACGATCACCAGCTTCGAAAGCATGGGGCACCCATCCAAATCGGAACTCCGTCAATTCGCCGAGCTTTTCACGCCCGTCTTCCAGGCGTCTTCGGAAGAGGCGAAGCGGCAGGCCGTCGCGGCCCTTTCCCAATGCCAGACAGTGCCGCAGGCGGTTGCGCTATTCATCGGCTGTCAGCCGATCTCCATCGCCGCCCCTTTCCTCACGGGTTCGCCGGCGATCGATGACGATACGCTGATCACCATCGCCCGCACGCAGGGCGCCGTCCATGCGCGGGCCATCGTCCGCCGGCCGTCTCTCTCCCCCAAGGTCATCGACGCTCTCGTTGGCCTGCACCAGGCCGAGCCGGAGCGCGGCATGACAATGCCGGAACAGCAAGCGGAGGCTGTTTCGGCGCAGGCAGAGATGACGGAAACCGAACGGCTGTCGCGCGAAGAAGTCTTACGCCAGCAGATCAAGCAGGCTGCCCGCCATATGGGCCGCGACGACAAGGATCGCCTCGGCCTACGCAGCCTCAGCGAAACGCAGGAAGCCCTGCTCGTGCGTTTTGCGCGTGAACGCGATGCGCGGCAGTTTGCGACCACGCTTGCCGACGCGCTCTCCTCCAGCCACTGGCTTACGGAACGCATCCTGCTCGACACATCGGGCCAACAGCTTGCCGTCACGCTCGTCAGCCTCGGCATGGGCATCGCGGATGCCGTCTATTCGCTCGAGCGTTTCTATCCGCATCTGGCGGAACGGCACGGCAGCGTCAGCCGGGCATGGCTCGTGCTCGACGGCATCGATGCCGAAGAGAGCCAGGCCCGCGTCGAGGCGTGGCGTCGCGCCGACAGCTACACCTATCTGCCGCAGGAAAAGCCGGCACAGCGGCCCGCAGCGCCATTGTTTGGCGCGAAATCCGGTTCTATCCGCGAATTGCGCGTCGCAAACCGGCGATAG
- a CDS encoding DUF1254 domain-containing protein, protein MFRFVFAILTGLFGAALLHIVIILSLPHFSDRDAYTRVSDEGDENHFYMLDEKDDEAGLSNTDPYIRTAVCAFDIEDTPVHLTAKGKVPFWSLAVYDAASNEVFSMSDRTSVGGALDLLLASPVQLTGIRKALPPALAQSILVEVPRAQGYAVLHTMAPQGSFDNAAREFLSEAGCDEFDNG, encoded by the coding sequence ATGTTTAGATTCGTTTTCGCGATCCTGACCGGCCTGTTCGGAGCAGCTTTGCTGCACATCGTCATCATCCTGTCATTGCCGCATTTTTCCGACCGCGATGCCTATACCCGCGTATCGGACGAGGGCGACGAGAACCACTTCTACATGCTCGACGAAAAGGATGACGAGGCGGGGCTTTCGAACACCGATCCCTATATCCGTACCGCCGTCTGCGCATTCGACATCGAGGACACTCCCGTTCATTTGACCGCGAAAGGCAAGGTGCCGTTCTGGTCGCTCGCCGTCTATGATGCCGCATCGAATGAAGTGTTCAGCATGAGCGACCGCACGTCCGTCGGCGGCGCGCTCGACTTGCTGCTCGCATCCCCCGTCCAGCTCACGGGCATACGCAAGGCGTTGCCGCCAGCCCTCGCCCAATCGATCCTGGTGGAAGTGCCGCGCGCCCAAGGCTATGCGGTGCTGCATACGATGGCGCCGCAAGGCAGCTTTGATAACGCCGCCCGCGAATTCCTATCGGAAGCGGGTTGCGACGAATTTGACAATGGCTGA
- a CDS encoding DUF1214 domain-containing protein, which translates to MFRVPLLVALSLVIAFGGGIVFTLLALDATSGFGAIKLGAWQAFPEMQTADADPYAKSHRARGGRLLYGTAEGLVFTASDDDAGARLMANCSYRISGQTPPARLWTLFISGNDGQPIEGAAGRPSTINSWIVLRNPDSSFSITVSPNAQAGNWLALPAAGNFRLIWTLLDSPAAGNSGLIDLGMPKLEKIGCGNV; encoded by the coding sequence GTGTTCCGAGTTCCCCTTCTTGTTGCGCTTTCGCTTGTCATCGCCTTTGGCGGCGGTATCGTGTTCACGCTCCTGGCGCTGGATGCGACCTCCGGTTTCGGTGCGATCAAGCTCGGTGCCTGGCAGGCATTTCCGGAAATGCAGACGGCCGATGCGGATCCTTATGCGAAATCCCACAGGGCTCGTGGCGGGCGGTTGCTCTATGGCACAGCGGAAGGGCTCGTGTTTACCGCTTCCGACGACGATGCCGGCGCGCGATTGATGGCGAATTGCAGCTATCGCATCAGCGGCCAGACGCCGCCAGCGAGGCTCTGGACGCTGTTCATCTCGGGCAATGACGGGCAACCGATCGAAGGCGCCGCCGGACGTCCTTCCACTATCAATTCCTGGATCGTCCTGCGCAATCCGGATTCAAGCTTCAGCATCACGGTTTCACCCAATGCCCAGGCGGGCAACTGGCTCGCCTTGCCGGCGGCCGGGAATTTCCGCCTGATATGGACGCTGCTGGATTCGCCGGCGGCCGGCAATTCCGGCCTGATCGATCTTGGCATGCCGAAACTCGAAAAAATCGGGTGCGGCAATGTTTAG
- a CDS encoding transglycosylase domain-containing protein: MEDPSNPENGPKAEPETQKDSGAERPRRRKRYFFLRLDSWIDSTLWSAGFRLAEAWEEITIFFRRFRVRGWKRIVFELLGEGLTLGAAGSVVMLMLAMPAFEATQGDWRNRGNFAVTFLDRYGNVIGHRGIIHENSVPVDQLPDYFVKAVLATEDRRFFDHFGIDVFGLFRAVTVNAQAGGVVQGGSTLTQQLAKNIFLSNERSIDRKIKEAFLAIWLEANLSKKEILSLYLDRTYMGGGTFGAAAAAQFYFGKSIADVNLAEAAMLAGLFKAPAKYAPHVNLPAARARANDVLSNLVQSGLMTEGQVIAARRNPASVVDRAQIESPDYFLDWAFDEVQRLATRFPERSLIVRTTIDMGLQKATEDSVQSSLMEFGERYHAKQGASVMIENGGAVRAMVGGSDYGESQFNRATKALRQPGSSFKIYTYSVAMENGMTPTSTIVDAPISWGNWSPHNYENRYEGKVTLTQAITQSINTIPVRLAKEKFGIQPIRNMAKAMGVETPIRNDKTIPIGTSEVTVLDQATAYAVFPANGMQSRRHGIDQIAGYDGKVLYDFSHDEQSAKRVLSEKATSYMNQMLTQVPVIGTGRRAALDNGIVVGGKTGTTQAYRDAWFIGFTGNYTCAVWFGNDDYTSTNNMTGGTLPAMTFKKIMDYAHQGIVLKPIPGISNPFPVQKPQTVAAKKPADASSPSLPPLVRPRSLSVDSTNILRNIGERLKAANRLGAQKVATAE, encoded by the coding sequence GTGGAAGACCCATCCAATCCAGAAAACGGGCCGAAGGCGGAGCCTGAGACGCAGAAGGACAGCGGGGCCGAAAGGCCGCGGCGGCGGAAACGCTACTTCTTTCTGCGCCTCGATTCATGGATCGACTCCACCTTGTGGAGCGCCGGCTTTCGTCTTGCGGAAGCCTGGGAGGAGATCACGATCTTCTTCCGCCGTTTCCGCGTGCGTGGCTGGAAACGCATCGTTTTCGAGCTGCTTGGCGAAGGCCTGACACTGGGTGCGGCCGGTTCGGTCGTGATGCTGATGCTCGCCATGCCCGCCTTCGAGGCGACGCAGGGCGACTGGCGCAATCGCGGCAATTTCGCCGTCACCTTCCTCGACCGCTACGGCAATGTCATCGGCCACCGCGGCATCATTCATGAAAATTCCGTGCCGGTCGACCAGCTGCCGGACTATTTCGTCAAGGCGGTGCTCGCCACCGAGGACCGGCGCTTCTTCGACCATTTCGGCATCGACGTGTTCGGCCTGTTCCGCGCGGTGACCGTCAATGCGCAAGCCGGCGGCGTCGTCCAGGGCGGCTCGACGCTGACGCAGCAGCTTGCCAAGAACATCTTTCTCAGCAACGAGCGCTCCATCGACCGCAAGATCAAGGAAGCCTTTCTGGCGATCTGGCTTGAGGCCAATCTCTCCAAGAAGGAGATCCTGAGCCTCTATCTCGACCGCACCTATATGGGTGGCGGTACATTCGGCGCGGCGGCAGCCGCGCAATTCTATTTCGGCAAGAGCATTGCCGACGTCAATCTGGCGGAGGCTGCGATGCTGGCCGGCCTGTTCAAGGCGCCGGCGAAATATGCGCCGCACGTCAATCTGCCAGCCGCCCGCGCCCGCGCCAACGATGTGCTTTCCAACCTTGTTCAGAGCGGGCTGATGACGGAGGGGCAGGTGATCGCCGCGCGCCGCAATCCGGCCTCCGTCGTCGACCGCGCCCAGATCGAATCCCCGGACTATTTCCTCGACTGGGCCTTCGACGAAGTGCAGCGGCTCGCGACGCGGTTCCCCGAGCGCTCGCTGATCGTTCGCACCACCATCGACATGGGGCTGCAGAAGGCGACGGAAGATTCCGTCCAATCCAGCCTGATGGAGTTCGGCGAACGTTACCATGCCAAGCAGGGCGCCAGCGTCATGATCGAAAATGGTGGCGCCGTTCGCGCCATGGTCGGCGGCAGCGACTACGGCGAGAGCCAGTTCAACCGCGCGACCAAGGCGCTGCGCCAGCCGGGCTCCTCCTTCAAGATCTATACTTACTCCGTCGCGATGGAGAACGGCATGACGCCGACATCCACCATCGTCGACGCGCCCATCAGCTGGGGCAACTGGAGCCCGCACAATTACGAGAACCGCTATGAAGGCAAGGTGACGCTGACGCAGGCGATCACGCAGTCGATCAATACGATCCCGGTGCGGCTGGCGAAGGAGAAGTTCGGCATCCAGCCCATTCGCAACATGGCCAAGGCCATGGGCGTGGAAACGCCGATCCGCAACGACAAGACCATTCCGATCGGCACCTCGGAAGTGACCGTTCTCGACCAGGCGACGGCCTATGCCGTCTTCCCCGCCAACGGTATGCAGTCGCGGCGTCACGGCATCGATCAGATCGCCGGCTATGACGGCAAGGTGCTCTATGACTTCAGTCACGACGAGCAGTCGGCCAAGCGCGTCCTCAGTGAAAAGGCGACGTCCTACATGAACCAGATGCTAACGCAGGTTCCGGTCATCGGCACCGGCCGCAGAGCCGCGCTCGACAACGGCATCGTGGTCGGCGGCAAGACCGGCACCACGCAGGCCTATCGCGATGCATGGTTCATCGGCTTTACCGGCAACTACACCTGCGCCGTCTGGTTCGGCAATGACGATTATACCTCCACGAACAACATGACGGGCGGCACGCTGCCGGCCATGACCTTCAAGAAGATCATGGACTACGCGCATCAGGGCATCGTGCTGAAACCCATACCTGGCATCAGCAACCCGTTCCCGGTCCAGAAGCCGCAAACCGTTGCGGCCAAGAAGCCTGCCGATGCCTCCAGTCCCAGCCTGCCTCCGCTCGTGCGGCCGCGCTCCCTCTCGGTGGATTCGACGAACATCCTGCGCAATATCGGCGAAAGGCTGAAAGCCGCGAACCGGCTCGGAGCGCAGAAAGTGGCGACGGCGGAATAG
- a CDS encoding YcgN family cysteine cluster protein: MTDELPFWKTKALAEMSSPEWESLCDGCGLCCLNKLEDWDSGDVYFTSVRCKLMDGESCRCTSYPNRWDFVPDCVQLTPEKVPGLAWLPPTCAYRLVEEGRDLYWWHPLISGDPETVHIAGVSARGRTVSENDVDVEDFEDYVVDWPLTAEDDMEPNPPAKP; encoded by the coding sequence ATGACAGACGAGTTACCCTTCTGGAAAACCAAGGCCCTGGCGGAAATGAGCTCGCCGGAATGGGAAAGCCTTTGCGACGGCTGCGGTCTCTGTTGTCTCAACAAGCTCGAGGACTGGGATAGTGGTGACGTCTATTTCACCTCCGTCCGCTGCAAGCTCATGGATGGTGAAAGCTGTCGTTGCACCAGCTATCCGAACCGTTGGGATTTCGTGCCGGACTGCGTGCAGCTGACGCCGGAGAAGGTGCCGGGGCTGGCTTGGCTGCCGCCCACCTGCGCCTACCGTCTCGTCGAGGAAGGTCGTGATCTCTACTGGTGGCACCCGCTGATCTCGGGCGATCCGGAAACGGTGCATATCGCCGGTGTTTCCGCCCGAGGACGCACCGTCAGCGAGAACGATGTCGATGTCGAGGATTTCGAGGATTACGTCGTCGATTGGCCGCTGACCGCGGAAGATGACATGGAGCCTAATCCTCCGGCAAAGCCATAG
- a CDS encoding MmcQ/YjbR family DNA-binding protein, with translation MTDEDLISLALGLPEAAESSHFGTRDFRVRGKIFMTLPGPDFCVVKLTPDQQQMALATMPGDVMAVPGGWGLKGSTRLFHHDADHEAIKSLVHRAWRNVAPKSMALPED, from the coding sequence ATGACCGACGAGGATCTTATATCCCTTGCCCTCGGCCTGCCGGAGGCGGCAGAGAGCTCACACTTCGGAACCCGCGATTTTCGCGTTCGGGGCAAGATCTTCATGACCCTTCCAGGCCCGGATTTCTGCGTCGTCAAGCTGACACCCGACCAGCAGCAAATGGCATTGGCAACCATGCCTGGCGACGTCATGGCCGTGCCGGGCGGCTGGGGCCTGAAGGGCTCTACGCGGCTGTTCCATCACGATGCCGATCATGAGGCGATCAAGTCACTGGTGCATCGCGCATGGCGAAACGTGGCGCCGAAATCTATGGCTTTGCCGGAGGATTAG
- a CDS encoding Dabb family protein has protein sequence MIRHIVFFTVPDRANLEEVRSGLSILTAIPHARLLEIGMNVKTDQLGTEVDLVVYGEFDDEAALAAYKAHANYQRSIERVRPLREMRIAADYETTKAVREPF, from the coding sequence GTGATCCGTCATATCGTCTTCTTCACCGTTCCTGATCGCGCCAATCTCGAGGAGGTCCGCTCCGGCCTCTCGATCCTGACAGCCATTCCGCATGCGCGGCTCCTGGAAATCGGCATGAATGTGAAGACCGACCAGCTCGGAACCGAAGTCGATCTCGTCGTCTATGGCGAATTCGATGATGAGGCGGCGCTTGCCGCCTATAAGGCGCATGCAAACTATCAGCGGTCCATCGAGCGCGTTCGTCCGCTGCGCGAAATGCGGATCGCCGCCGATTATGAGACCACGAAGGCCGTCCGCGAGCCGTTCTGA
- a CDS encoding response regulator transcription factor, translating into MRILIVEDDTNLNRQLAEALKEAGYVVDTAFDGEEGHFLGDTEPYDAIILDIGLPEMDGITVLEKWRGAGRTVPVLILTARDRWSDKVAGIDAGADDYVAKPFHVEEVLARIRALIRRAAGHASSEIVCGPVRLDTKSSKATVDGKPLKLTSHEYRLLAYLMHHKGEVVSRTELVEHMYDQDFDRDSNTIEVFVGRLRKKMGVDLIETVRGLGYRIQAPTNAN; encoded by the coding sequence ATGCGCATTCTTATTGTCGAAGACGATACCAACCTGAATCGTCAGCTTGCCGAGGCCTTGAAAGAGGCAGGTTATGTCGTCGATACGGCCTTCGACGGTGAAGAAGGGCATTTCCTCGGCGATACCGAACCCTATGACGCGATCATCCTGGATATCGGCCTGCCTGAAATGGATGGCATCACCGTATTGGAGAAATGGCGCGGCGCCGGGCGCACGGTGCCGGTGCTGATTCTGACCGCCCGCGACCGGTGGAGCGACAAGGTGGCGGGCATCGATGCCGGCGCGGACGACTATGTTGCCAAGCCCTTCCATGTCGAGGAGGTGCTGGCGCGCATCCGTGCTCTGATCCGCCGCGCCGCCGGCCATGCTTCCTCGGAAATTGTCTGCGGCCCCGTGCGGCTCGATACCAAGAGCTCGAAGGCGACCGTCGACGGCAAGCCGCTCAAGCTCACCTCCCATGAATATCGCCTGCTTGCCTATCTCATGCATCACAAGGGCGAGGTCGTCTCGCGCACAGAGCTTGTCGAGCACATGTACGACCAGGATTTCGACCGGGATTCCAACACGATTGAAGTCTTCGTCGGTCGTCTGCGCAAGAAGATGGGTGTCGATCTGATTGAAACGGTCCGCGGCCTTGGTTACCGAATCCAAGCTCCGACCAATGCGAATTAA
- a CDS encoding HAMP domain-containing sensor histidine kinase: MRIKSLTARVLLLTTLWSAVALVVIGLVISNIYRKSAERGFQDLLRAQLSSVINSVTIGDQGGLSGKPELGDLRFAQPKTGWYWIVEPLGTYTATPLVSPSLGASNLPVLSVLEAPFDKQYQRYYIVTDAFGNRVQVAETEIQFDTDHAARFRVTGNVAVVEDDVRNFSHSLYFALVGFGVGSLIVNALAILYGLKPLDKARAALERIRAGDSERLQGDFPREILPLANEVNALIESNRRIVERARMQVGNLAHSLKTPIAVLLNESRVLERSHGDLVKNQAEAMQGQVQSYLNRARIAAQRESVLARTEAEPALERLVRVMRRLNADKEFELTVSPNLALAMEQQDLEETVGNLLENAARFAERKVRLSASEAPPEIKGIDPVRRHWVELVVEDDGPGLEPDQIREAMKRGRRLDESKPGTGLGLSIVSEITNEYQGRFELSRGTWGGLRASLILPGLMKDVA, encoded by the coding sequence ATGCGAATTAAGTCGCTCACCGCTCGCGTCCTGCTGTTGACCACACTCTGGTCTGCCGTGGCGCTGGTGGTGATCGGCCTCGTCATCTCCAATATCTACCGCAAGAGCGCCGAGCGCGGTTTTCAGGACCTGTTGCGTGCACAGCTCTCCAGTGTCATCAATTCGGTCACAATCGGCGATCAGGGTGGGCTATCAGGCAAGCCGGAACTTGGCGACCTGCGCTTCGCCCAGCCGAAGACCGGCTGGTACTGGATAGTCGAGCCGCTCGGCACCTATACCGCGACACCGCTGGTATCGCCGTCGCTGGGTGCGTCGAACCTGCCGGTGTTGTCGGTGCTGGAGGCACCCTTCGACAAGCAATACCAGCGCTATTACATCGTCACGGATGCCTTCGGAAACCGCGTGCAGGTGGCTGAAACCGAAATCCAGTTCGATACGGACCACGCGGCTCGGTTTCGCGTCACAGGCAATGTCGCTGTCGTCGAGGACGATGTCCGTAATTTCTCCCATAGCCTCTATTTCGCGCTGGTCGGCTTCGGTGTCGGCAGTCTCATCGTCAATGCGCTCGCCATTCTTTACGGCCTGAAGCCGCTCGATAAGGCCCGCGCAGCGCTGGAGCGCATCCGTGCCGGCGACAGCGAGCGGCTGCAAGGCGATTTCCCACGAGAGATCCTGCCGCTTGCCAACGAGGTCAATGCGCTGATCGAAAGCAACCGGCGCATCGTCGAGCGTGCCCGCATGCAGGTCGGCAATCTCGCCCACTCGTTGAAAACGCCGATCGCGGTCCTTCTGAACGAATCCCGCGTGCTCGAGCGTTCGCATGGCGATCTGGTGAAGAACCAGGCGGAAGCGATGCAAGGCCAGGTGCAATCCTATCTCAATCGCGCCCGCATCGCCGCGCAGCGTGAATCCGTGCTGGCCCGCACTGAGGCCGAGCCGGCGCTGGAGCGGCTCGTCCGTGTCATGCGACGGCTGAATGCCGACAAGGAATTCGAGCTCACCGTCTCGCCCAATCTGGCGCTCGCCATGGAGCAGCAGGATCTGGAGGAGACCGTCGGCAATCTCTTGGAAAATGCCGCCCGTTTTGCCGAACGCAAGGTGCGCCTTTCTGCGAGCGAAGCGCCGCCGGAAATCAAGGGCATCGATCCCGTGCGACGTCATTGGGTGGAACTGGTGGTCGAAGATGATGGGCCAGGACTAGAGCCGGATCAGATTCGCGAGGCGATGAAGCGCGGCCGCAGGCTGGATGAGAGCAAGCCCGGCACCGGGCTCGGCCTGTCGATTGTCAGCGAGATCACCAATGAATATCAGGGCCGTTTCGAACTGTCCCGGGGCACCTGGGGCGGACTTCGCGCGAGCTTAATTCTTCCGGGCCTGATGAAGGATGTTGCGTGA